The region CACGTTAAAAGTCCATAACCGCCTGCTTATCCGTTACGGTCAATTGGTGACCCTTATAGGCGGAGTTATTCTTGTAATCCCGCTCCATCCGGCCCTCTCACTTGCAGGCCTGATATTAATTGGTCTGGGCCTCGCACCGATTTATCCGGGTCTCCTGCATGAGACGCCAGCCCGGTTCGGCAAGGAGAATTCAGCCCGCTTAATCGGGTATCAGATGGCGGTAGCCTATACGGGAACAACGTTAATTCCGCCGTTATTCGGACTTTTATCCGTGGGCACCAGCATTTCCGTATTCCCCTTTGCTGTACTTGTGCTCCTGATCTTCATGTTCTGCAGTGCAGAGCGGGTGAACCGGCTGCTGGGCCAATCCACTTTGGGGAGGGAATAAACCGGGTGACTTATATTCTTATATGCGCAATTATCTGGCTGGCAGCCTACTTTCATATGGCGGCTTTTAAAGAACCTATGGAAGTGAAGCCTATCCGTACAGTAGAAGATCTGTTTGATTAATCAACTATTTATTATCGTCTGGGTATCTTTTATCTCCGCTTATATTGTTTTTAATGTGACCTTAAGGTTTACAGTACAAAATAAGGATATCAAAACAAATAACACTTTGCCTGACACGGCAAGGCGCGGGAGGAAAGTAACCATGGACGATAACAAAAACAACTTCAATCGTGAGAACAACTACAATCGTGATCATGAACCGGGACCGGATCGTGAATGGGACAATAATCATAATGATACTGATAACAGCACTAATTCATCCGCAGAAGGCGGCTCCTACTACTATTCTTACGGACCTTTCAAATCGATGAACAATGATGAGATGAACGGCAATGACCCGCAGCATTATAACCGCCGCGAACCGGAGCGGGTAGAGGTTACTCCGCCGCAGCCGGTGAAGTCCTTACCGTATAACACATCGCTCCGTACCACAGGGTATGACGGAAATGGCGGACGAGGCGGCAATCCTCCGGAGGGAGGCAACGGCTGGCAGTACAACCGTAAGCCGAAGAAGCCGGTGAAGGCGGTACTGGTATCTTTTCTCGCGGGAATGGTGGTCTTATCCGGCTCCATGTTCATGGCAGACCGGGGCAACTGGTTCACAGGAGGCCAGGAGGCAACCGCGGTTGCAACGAATCCGGCAGGGAAGACGGCTAGCGGCAACGCCAATATTACACCTTCCACTTCCGCAGCGGCACTGGTCACCGGCTCAGGAGATGTATCCGGCGTAGTTGAAGGGGTAGGGCCGGCAGTCGTCAAGATTGAGACGCTGGTGAAATCCAATAACTCGCGGAACAGAAGCAGCAACCCGAATATGAGTGATCCATTCTCACAGTTCTTCTTCGGGGATCAATTCGGCGGAGGAGGTTCCGGCTCGAATAATTCGGAATCCCAGAATCCATCGAACAACTCGGATCCCTCGCAGCTTGTTCCTTACGGAATCGGTACAGGCTTCATCTATGATTCTGCCGGATACATTTTGACTAACCAGCACGTTGTTGATAATGCCGATGTGATTCAGGTTACGGTGGATGGCAATACTAAAACTTATGGAGCGAAGCTGCTGGGCTCCAGCAAGGATCTCGATCTCGCCGTACTGAAGATTGAAGGCTCGGACTTCCCGTCTGTGGCGCTTGGCGATTCCGACAGCATTAAGGTAGGCTCTGAGGTCGTGGCGATCGGTAACCCGCAGGGCTTCGACCATACAGTGACAACCGGGGTGCTCAGTGCCAGAGGCCGCAGCATTGATATCAGCGAAGA is a window of Paenibacillus sp. FSL H3-0469 DNA encoding:
- a CDS encoding trypsin-like peptidase domain-containing protein — protein: MDDNKNNFNRENNYNRDHEPGPDREWDNNHNDTDNSTNSSAEGGSYYYSYGPFKSMNNDEMNGNDPQHYNRREPERVEVTPPQPVKSLPYNTSLRTTGYDGNGGRGGNPPEGGNGWQYNRKPKKPVKAVLVSFLAGMVVLSGSMFMADRGNWFTGGQEATAVATNPAGKTASGNANITPSTSAAALVTGSGDVSGVVEGVGPAVVKIETLVKSNNSRNRSSNPNMSDPFSQFFFGDQFGGGGSGSNNSESQNPSNNSDPSQLVPYGIGTGFIYDSAGYILTNQHVVDNADVIQVTVDGNTKTYGAKLLGSSKDLDLAVLKIEGSDFPSVALGDSDSIKVGSEVVAIGNPQGFDHTVTTGVLSARGRSIDISEEDGSGTKTYKNLLQTDASINPGNSGGPLLNMNGQVIGMNVAVSRDAQGIGFAIPVNTIKGVVDKLEANQEIPKEPVPFIGATLMTITDDVAKQMGTTIKEGSVVAEIVFKSPAYTADLRPYDIITGIDGKNYATNQDLITYIQTLKVGDKVTLNVVRDGKKLDLPITIGNKNDFETAQTQKQ